The Verrucomicrobiota bacterium genome window below encodes:
- a CDS encoding zinc-binding dehydrogenase, with product MKAWLFYGFNDMRLEEVPVPRCKPGHVLVQVLCVQPSVTEAQLARGIRTLAFDKIKRRLETEAPVQLFGHEFCARILETGAGVSRFRKGDRVAARAKLPCGACPLCLSAQSDLCRSGPIIGFQLPGCFAEFALLPEIALVKLDDRISDQEAACLQSLSDSVAAVETAEIRMGQSVAIFGQGSMGLECLQIARVSGAGKVFTVDVREEACRISRELGADQAISPNACDAVAAIRELTGGIGVDVVFECAGGSPKQGLSGTTSLMQAMGVVRSGGKLIGVSWFGQPIELDVDLLRERSLRYLFPDISTRAHLEHTVRLAASGRVRLKPVITHTLHGIEAVPEAFEITGNKAQYKAINPAQVVLCQGEGQMPLQSL from the coding sequence ATGAAAGCCTGGCTTTTCTACGGTTTCAACGACATGCGGCTGGAAGAGGTGCCCGTGCCACGCTGCAAACCCGGACACGTGCTCGTCCAGGTTTTGTGCGTGCAGCCCAGTGTCACGGAGGCGCAACTGGCCCGTGGGATTCGCACGCTGGCCTTCGACAAAATCAAAAGAAGGCTGGAAACCGAAGCTCCGGTCCAATTGTTCGGCCACGAATTCTGCGCTCGGATTCTGGAAACCGGCGCGGGCGTCTCAAGATTCCGCAAGGGCGACCGTGTCGCCGCGCGCGCCAAGCTCCCGTGCGGCGCCTGTCCGCTTTGCCTTTCTGCGCAGAGCGATCTCTGCCGCAGCGGGCCGATCATCGGATTCCAGCTTCCGGGTTGCTTCGCGGAATTTGCGCTTTTGCCGGAAATCGCTCTCGTCAAATTGGACGACCGGATTTCGGATCAAGAAGCGGCTTGCCTGCAATCGCTGAGCGACAGTGTCGCCGCCGTGGAAACGGCTGAGATTCGCATGGGCCAGTCCGTCGCGATCTTCGGGCAGGGCAGCATGGGACTCGAATGCCTGCAAATCGCGCGCGTGTCCGGCGCCGGCAAGGTTTTCACCGTGGACGTGCGCGAAGAGGCGTGCCGAATCTCGAGAGAGCTCGGCGCAGACCAGGCGATTAGCCCAAATGCTTGCGACGCCGTCGCCGCGATTCGCGAGTTGACCGGTGGGATCGGCGTGGACGTGGTTTTTGAGTGCGCGGGCGGCAGCCCCAAGCAAGGTTTGTCCGGCACGACTTCGCTGATGCAAGCCATGGGAGTGGTGCGATCGGGCGGCAAGCTGATCGGAGTTTCGTGGTTCGGCCAACCGATCGAGCTCGATGTCGATCTCCTGCGCGAACGAAGCTTGCGCTACCTTTTCCCCGACATCAGCACGCGCGCGCATCTGGAGCACACGGTGAGGCTGGCGGCGTCGGGGCGAGTGCGTTTGAAGCCGGTCATCACGCACACGCTGCACGGGATCGAAGCGGTGCCGGAGGCGTTTGAGATCACGGGGAACAAGGCTCAATACAAAGCGATCAATCCGGCGCAGGTGGTGTTGTGCCAAGGCGAAGGCCAGATGCCTCTGCAAAGTCTATGA